From the genome of Streptomyces sp. NBC_00523:
GGTGGCGGGGCTGCCGATCGACAGGTCGTCGGGGCCGGGGTTGGTGAGCGAGAACGAGAGGTCGAGCGTCCAGGCGGTGTCCGAGAGCGCGGCGGCGGCCACCGTGCGGTGCTCGCGCAGCAGTTCGCGGCCCGCGGCCTCCCAGCCGAGCTCCTCCACGAAGCCGTCCGGGTCGCACAGCTTCCAGCCCAGGTGGCGCTGGGTGCCGTGGTTGTCGAGCACGGTGGGCCCCTGGCCCCGGACGAAGGTGCGCCCGCCCCAGAAGTTGTGCCCGGAGACGTCCGGGACGGCGACGGAGGCACCCAGGTGGTGGATGTGGTCGGCGGGGCGCTCCTCGGTGACGGGGATGCCCGCGAGGGTGGTGACCGGGTGGAGGTAGGGGCGGCCCGCGTCGGCGGGAAGGTAGGTGTAGCGGCCGACGGGGCGGCCCGCGCAGCTGAGCAGGGCGGTGTTCGTCATGAGGAGGTCACCTCGCTGCGGGCCCAGGGGGCGCCGAGTTCGGAGAAGAGGGCGAGGGTTTCGGCGCCGGACGCGACCAGGGCGTCGATGCCGCGCACCACCCGGCGGGTGGCCCCGGTGCCGGGCACGGGGGCGGTGTGCCAGGCGTCGGACGGCAGGGGGCGTGGTTCGGGCGCGGTCCGTACCGCCTCCACGACCTCCATGAAGGCGCCGGTGCGCTCCGGCGGTACGAGGAGCGGGGCGCCCTCGGTCAGGTGGGCGACCAAGTTCTCCAGGAGGTCGGTGCGCCCGTGCACGGTCTCCACGGGGCCGTGGCCCGCGCGCTGGACGAGGACGCGGTCCTGCTTGTACCAGAAGGTGATGCGGCCGCGGTCGCCGTGGACGACGACGTACGGCTCCCCCGCCTGCTCCGCGCAGAGGGTGACGGCGGCGGTGACGGGCGGCCCGGACGCGGTGGTGACGCGGACGCAGGAGGTGTCGTCGGCCTCGATGTCGTGGGCCCGGAAGAGCTCGGTGTCGATGGCGGTGACGTCCTCGGCAGTGGTCCCGGCGAGTTCGAGGGCCGTGGCGACGGCGTGGGCGAGGGGGTTGGTAAGGACGCCGTCGACCACCTCGGTGTCCCCGATGCGGCGCCGCCCGGCCCAGGGCGCCCGCCGGTAGTAGGCGTCGTCGCGGACCCAGGCGCCCGCCGCCGCGTACCCCCGGACGGTGCCGATGGCTCCGGTGGCGACGAGTTCCCGGATGGCGGGGACGGCGTGCGAGCCGAAGGACTGGAAGCCCACCTGGCAGGCGGTGCCCGCGTCGCGCACCCCGTCGCGGATGCGGTCGAAGTCGGCGCGGGTGGCGGCGGGCGGCTTCTCCAGGAGGAGGTGCACGCCGCGCCCGGCGGCGGTCAGGGCGAGCGCGGTGTGGGTCTGGATGGGGGTGCAGACGACCGCGGCCCGGGCCCCGGTGGAGTCCAGGAGGGCGCCGAAGTCGGCAGACTGCTCGGGGGGTTCGTCCGCGAAGGCGGCCAGCTCGGTGCCGTCGAGCGGGGTGAGCTCGCAGACGCCGGCGAGGCGGACGAGGCCCTGGTGCTGGAGGCGGCGGATGTTGGCGAGGTGCCAGCGGCCGTGGCCCCGGGCGCCCGCGAGGACGATCGGGACGGGCGTGGCGGCGGGGGGCAGCGAGGTCATGTCCGTCACCCCTTCACGGCGCCGGCGCTGAAGCCGGTGATCAGCCACTTCTGGATGAAGGCGAAGACGATCACCACGGGCACCGCGGCGATCACCCCGCCCGCGGCGAGCGCGCCCAGGTCGACGCTGTCCGCGCCGATGAGGGTGTTCAGGCCGACCGGGATCGTCTGCTTGTCCTGCTCGCTGAGGAACATCAGCGCGAACAGGAAGTGGTTCCAGCTGTGCACGAAGGCGAACGAGCCGACGGCGATGAGCCCGGGGCGCAGCAGCGGCAGCACGACCGCGCAGAAGGCCCGGAAGCGCGAGCAGCCGTCCACCCAGGCGGCCTCCTCCAGCGAAGGGGGCACGTTCTTGATGAATCCGCTGATCAGGATGATGGAGAGCGGCAGCTGGAAGACCGTCTCGGCGATGACCACGCTCCCCAGGGAGTTGATCATCTGGAGGTTCTTGAAGATCTCGAAGAGCGGGACGAGCATCAGCGCGCCGGGGATGAACTGCGAGCAGAGCAGCGCCAGCATGAAGCCGTTCTTGATCCTGAAGTCGAACCGGGCGAGGGCGTAGCCGCCGGCCAGGGCGACGAGGGTCGTGGCGACCAGGGTGCAGACGCCGACGATCATGCTGTTCTGGAAGAAGACGGCGAAGCTGCGCTCGTTCCAGACCTTGGAGAAGTGCTCCCCGGTCATCGGCCACGGCACCAGCGAGGTGGAGCCCGCGGGCCGTACGGCGAAGAGGAACATCCAGTAGAACGGGACGAGCGTGAAGACCAGGTAGAGGCCCAGCGGTACGTAGATCTGCCAGCGCGGTACGTCGTCGAAGGCGCGTTCGCGTCCTGACCCGCGGCGGGGCGCGGCGGGCGGCGGGCCCTCGGGGGCGGCCGGCCGTGCGGCACGGGTGCCGTTCTTCTCGGCGAGTGCGGCAGTCACTTGTGGTCGCCTCCGAACTTGCTCAGGCGCAGATAGACGATCGAGCAGAAGAGGAGGATCACGAAGGCGACGGTGGTGAGCGCGGAGGCGTAGCCGAAGTCGTGGCCCTCGATGCCGGTGTTGGCGACGTAGAGCGGCAGCGTGGTGGTCTCGCCGGCCGGTCCGCCGCCGGTGAGGGTGTAGAGCAGGTCGACGTTGTTGAACTCCCAGACCCCGCGCAGCAGCGTGGACAGGATGATCGCGTCGCGCAGGTGGGGCAGGGTGATGTGGAAGAACTGCCGCAGCCGTCCGGCGCCGTCCACGGCGGCCGCCTCGTACAGCTCCTTGGAGACGGACTGGAGGTCGGCGAGGATGAGGATGGCGAAGAAGGGTACGCCGCGCCAGAGTTCGGCGACGGTCGCGGCCCAGAAGACGGTGCCGGTGTCGGAGAGCACCGAGGTGCCGTAGTCGCCGATCCCGGCGTCCGCGAGGTAGCGGCTGAAGCCGGTCGAGGAGTTGTAGAGCAGGATCCAGATGGTGCTGGTCAGCACCCCGGAGACGGCCCACGGCGAGAAGACCATGGCGCGGGAGATGCCCCGGCCGATGAAGGTCTGGTTGACGATCAGGGCCAGCGCGAGCCCCAGCGTGAGCTGGAGCGCGACCTGCACGAAGACCCACTGGGCGCTGAAGCCGAGGGTCGTCCAGAACTGGTCGTCCTCGGTGAAGATGCGGGTGAAGTTGTCGAGGCCGGCGAAGCCGTTCCGCCAGGGTTTGGTGACGTTGTAGTTCTGCAGGCTGTAGTAGAAGACGCTGATCACCGGGTAGGCGATGAAGCCGAGCATCAGCAGCCCCGCGGGGGCGATCAGCAGATACGGCAGCCGGCGGGGGCTCGCGGAGCGGCGCCGGGGCACCTTGGGCGGTGTGGCCGCGGCGGAGGCTTGGGCCATGACACGTCTCCGTTCTCTCTGTACGGGGGTGCGGGTCGTGCGGTGTTCCTGCGTGCGGTGGTACGCGGCGGAGCCGGTGGTGCGTGTAGTACGCAAGCGCTTCCCGCATGGTGTTCGGTATGCCGAACAAGGGGGCGCCGGAATTCCTGAGGTGCCTTTCAGCCGGCGTACGGGTCGGGCACTTCTCCCGGCCGGGCCAGGAAGGCGAAGTCGCAGCCGGTGTCGGCCTGGGTGATCTGGTCCTGGTAGAGCGCCTGGTAGCCGCGCTCGTAGCGGACGGGCGGCGGGGTCCACTCGGCGCGGCGGCGCGCCAGTTCCTCGTCGGACACGTCGAGGTTCAGCAGCCGCGCCTCGACGTCCAGGGTGACGAGGTCACCGGTGCGGACGAGGGCGAGCGGCCCGCCGACGTACGACTCGGGCGCGATGTGCAGCACGCAAGCGCCGTAACTGGTGCCGCTCATCCGGGCGTCGGAGAGCCGGACCATGTCCCGTACCCCCTGCTTGAGCAGGTAGTCGGGGATGGGCAGCATGCCGTACTCGGGCATCCCCGGACCGCCCTTGGGCCCGGCGTTGCGCAGCACGAGCACATGGTCGGGGCTGAGCGCGAGCGCCGGGTCGTTGATGGTGCGCTGCATCTCCTGGTAGTCGTCGAAGACGACCGCGGGCCCGGTGTGGCGCAGCAGGTGCGGTTCGGCGGCGATGTGCTTGATGACGGCGCCGTCCGGGCAGAGGTTGCCGCGCAGCACCGCCACGCCGCCCTCGTCCGCGAGCGGGTTGGAGCGCTTCCGTATGACGTCGTCGTTGTGCACGAGCGCCCCGTCGAGCTGGGCGCGCAGGGTGTCGTGCGCGACCGTGGGCCGGTCCAGATGCAGTACGTCGGTGAGCCGGGCCAGGAAGCCGGGGAGCCCGCCGGCGAAGTGGAAGTCCTCCATCAGGTATTTGCCGCCGGGGCGCAGGTTGGCGAGGACCGGGACGGTGCGGGCGATGCGGTCGAAGTCGTCCAGGGTGAGCTTGATCCCGGAGCGTCCGGCCATCGCGATGAGGTGGATGACGGCGTTGGTGGACCCGCCGAGCGCGAGGACGGTCGCCACGGCGTCCTCGTACGCCTCGGCCGTGAGGATCTGCGACAGCTTCCGCTGCTGCCACACCAGTTCGACGATCCGGAGGCCGGAGGCGGCGGCCATCCGGTCGTGGCCGGAGTCGACGGCGGGGATCGAGGAGGCACCGGGGACGGTGACGCCGAGCGCCTCGGCGGCGGCGGTGAGGGTGGAGGCGGTGCCCATGGTCATGCAGTGGCCGGGCGAGCGGGCGAGGCCGTTCTCCAGCTCGCCCATCTCGCAGTCGCCGATGAGCCCGGCGCGCTTGTCGTCCCAGTACTTCCACATGTCGGTGCCGGAGCCCAGGACCTCGTTGCGCCAGTGCCCCGGCAGCATCGGCCCGGCCGGCACGAAGACGGCCGGCAGGTCCACGGACGCGGCGCCCATCAGCAGGGCCGGGGTGGACTTGTCGCAGCCGCCGAGCAGCACCGCCCCGTCGACCGGGTAGGAGCGCAGCAGCTCCTCGGTCTCCATCGCCAGCATGTTCCGGTAGAGCATCGGGGTCGGCTTCTGGAAGGTCTCCGAGAGCGTGGAGACCGGGAACTCCAGCGGGAAGCCGCCCGCCTGCCAGACCCCGCGCTTCACGGCCTGCGCCCGGTCGCGCAGGTGTACGTGGCAGGGGTTGATGTCCGACCAGGTGTTGAGGATGGCCACGACCGGCTTGCCGAGGTGCTCCTCGGGGAGGTAGCCGAGCTGGCGGGTGCGGGCGCGGTGGCTGAAGGAGCGGAGCCCGTCGGTGCCGTACCACTGGTGGCTGCGCAGTTCCTCGGGGGCGATGCGGGCGGTCATATGGACCACCCGGCGATCTGGTCGGCGACCTCGGCGCGCTGGGCCTCGGGCAGCACCCGGCTGGGCGGGCGCACCGCGCGGTCGCACAGCCCGAGCGCGGCCAGGGCCTCCTTGACGACGGTGACGTTGTTGGCGGACTGCCGGTCGGCGCGCAGCTCCTCGAAGCGGCGGATCTGCTCCCAGACCTTCATGGCGGCCGGATGGTCGCCGGCCCGCAGCGCCTCCAGCATGGCCAGCGAGACGCCGGGCGCCACGTTGACGAGCCCGGAGGTGAAGCCGGTGGCGCCCGCCGAGAAGTAGGCCGGGGCGTACAGCTCGGCGAGCCCGGCGACCCAGACGAAGCGGTCAAGACCGGCGTCGCGGGCGAAGGCGGCGAAGCGGGCCGCGTCCGGCACCGCGTACTTGACGCCGATGACGTTGGGGCAGCTGTCGGCGAGGACGGCCAGGCAGGCGCCGTCCAGGTGCGGGTTGCGGATGTACGGGACGACCCCGAGCCCGGGCACGGCCTCCGCGATGGCCCGGTGGTAGTCGATCCAGCCGTCCTGCGAGACGTACGGGTGGACGGGCTGGTGGACCATCACCATCTCGGCCCCGGCGTCCCGGGCGTGCTCGGCGGCGGCGACGGCGGTCGGCACGTCGTGTCCGACGCCGACCAGGACCGTGGCGCGGCCGCCGGCCTCCTCGACGGTCAGCTCGGTGACGGTGCGCCGCTCCTCGGGGGTGAGCGCGTAGAACTCCCCGGTGTTGCCGTTCGGGGTGACGATGCGCACGCCGCCGTCGAGCAGTCTCCGCAGCAGGGCGCGGTGCGCCGTCGTGTCGATGGATCCGTCCCCGGCGAACGGGGTCACCGGGATCGCCACGACATCTGCGAGGGCCGCCTTCAGCGGGGTGAGGTCCATGCGGACTGGCCTTTCTTCGGTGTGCGGGGTCACGCCGCGTCGCCCCCGTCCTCGTCGTCGGGGAAGGCGCGGCGGACGAACGACGCGATGTGGTCGTGCAGGGCCCCGGCCGCCGCGTCCGCGTCGTCGGCGAGCGCGAGCCGCAGGATCTCCCGGTGCTCGGCCGCCTCCCGCTCCCAGGACGGGATCGCCGACCAGGCGACCGTGGAGACCAGCGCCGCCTGGTCGCGGACCTCGTCCAGCATCCGGGCGAGCAGCGGGTTGCCGCAGGGCAGATAGAGCGCCCGGTGGAAGTCCCGGTTGGCGAGCGAGCGGTCGGCCTTGTCGCCCGCCGAGTCCGCCCGCTCCAGGGCCTCCTGCGCCGCGTCGAGCGACGCCTTGCGGGTGATCGAGCGGCGCAGCGCCTCCGGTTCGAGCAGCAGCCGTACGTCGTAGACCTCGCGGGCCATGGCCGCGTCGACCAGCCGGACGGTGGCGCCCTTGTACTGGCTCATGACGACGAGTCCGGTGCCGGCGAGGGTCTTCAGCGCCTCGCGGACGGGGGTCTTGGAGACCCCGAACTGCGCGGCGAGCTCGGTCTCCACGAGCGCCTGCCCCGGCCTCAGTTGTGCCGTGAGGATCGCGTGCTTGATCGCCTCCAGCACGTACTGGGTGCGGGACGGAATCGGGGTGGGCGCAAAGGTCATGGGTGAAGGGCTCTCACATCTCGCGTATCGCGTCTCATATATGACGTACGGAGTACGACGCGATGAAGCTAGGGCCGCCGCAAATGTTTCGTCAACGCTTCTGACGAAAGAAGTTCACGGGACGGGGACATGTGCCGTACACGGATTCCGGTGCGCCGCGCCGGAGTTCCCGGGGGTAGGGCATCTGCCCGATGCCGCGCCGGGGCCTCAGCCGCCAGCCTGACCGCAGGAAGAACGCGCAGGTCGGAAGGGTGCGGTGGGTGTGATGGCGGTGGGTCGGGTGCTACGGAACCGGACGGCGGGGGTGTTCCTCGCGGCGGTCGTGGTCTCGGGATTCGGCAGTTCGGCGATGCGACTGGCGGCCGGGATCTGGGTCAAGTCGCTGACGGGATCGGACTCCCTGGCGGCGCTCGCCCTGTTCGCGGTCTGGCTGCCGGTCCTGTTCGGCCCGCCGCTCGGGGCGGTGGCGGACCGGCTGCCGCGCAAGCCGCTCCTGGTGGGCACGAACGTCGTCCTGGCGGCCCTGATGGCGGCGCTCGCGCTCCTGGGCGCGGAGGGGCGCGTCTGGCTGCTGTTCACGGTGCTGCTGCTGTACGGGTGCCTCTCGGTGCTGATGGACTCGGCGGAGTCGGCCGTGGTGGCGGGGGCGGTTCCGGCCGCGCTGCTCGGCGACTTCAACGGGCTGCGGATGATGGCGAACGAGGGCATGAAGCTGGTCGCCCCGCTGACCGGCGCCGGGCTCTACGCCCGCTTCGGGGGCGGCGCGGTGGCGCTCCTGGACGCGGTCTCCTTCGCCCTGGCGGCCGGTCTCTACGCGCTGCTGCGGGTACGCCGGACGGCCCGGCCCGCCCGTATGGGGCCGGGTGGCTGGACGGCCGGGCTGCGGCAGCTGTGGGGGTCGCCGGTGCTGCGCCCCCTGGTCCTCGCCGCCTCCGCCACGATGCTGTGCGCCGGGCTCAACGGGGCGACGCTGTACGCCGTCGTGGACGGCACCCTCGGCCACTCCCCCGCGTACGCCGGGGTGCTGTCGGTCGCCCAGGGGCTCGGATCCGTCACGGTCGGGCTGTTCGCGGGCGCGCTGATGCGCCGGCTGCCGGGGCGGGTGTTCGGGGCGGCCGGGATCGCGGTGTTCGGGGTCGCGGTGGCGCTGCGGGCCGTGCCGTCCGACGCGATGGCGCTCACCGCGTGCGCGCTCATCGGGGTGGGCCTGCCGTGCGTGCTGATCGCCGCGCTGACGGCGGTGCAGCGGGAGACCCCGGACGCGGTCCTGGGCCGCACGGCCGCGACCGCCGACACCCTGATCATGTCGCCGAACGCGGTGGCGCTGGGCATCGGCGCGGGGCTGGTGGCGCGGGTGGACGTCACGGTGCTGCTGCCGCTGGTGGGCGCGGGGGCGGTCCTGACGGCGGGGCTGCTGCTGGCCGCGGGCCGCCGGGAACGGGTGGTTCCGGGCGGCCCGCCGGTCTCAGCCGAGGCGTGACAGCGCCCCCGCCACCACTGCCAGGTCCGGGTCCGATGCCAGGCCCGCGTGGTAGAGGCGGAGTTGGTTCGCGCCGAGCGAGGCGGCGTGCGCGGCATCCCGTTCCAGCGTGTC
Proteins encoded in this window:
- a CDS encoding carbohydrate ABC transporter permease yields the protein MAQASAAATPPKVPRRRSASPRRLPYLLIAPAGLLMLGFIAYPVISVFYYSLQNYNVTKPWRNGFAGLDNFTRIFTEDDQFWTTLGFSAQWVFVQVALQLTLGLALALIVNQTFIGRGISRAMVFSPWAVSGVLTSTIWILLYNSSTGFSRYLADAGIGDYGTSVLSDTGTVFWAATVAELWRGVPFFAILILADLQSVSKELYEAAAVDGAGRLRQFFHITLPHLRDAIILSTLLRGVWEFNNVDLLYTLTGGGPAGETTTLPLYVANTGIEGHDFGYASALTTVAFVILLFCSIVYLRLSKFGGDHK
- a CDS encoding MFS transporter, which produces MAVGRVLRNRTAGVFLAAVVVSGFGSSAMRLAAGIWVKSLTGSDSLAALALFAVWLPVLFGPPLGAVADRLPRKPLLVGTNVVLAALMAALALLGAEGRVWLLFTVLLLYGCLSVLMDSAESAVVAGAVPAALLGDFNGLRMMANEGMKLVAPLTGAGLYARFGGGAVALLDAVSFALAAGLYALLRVRRTARPARMGPGGWTAGLRQLWGSPVLRPLVLAASATMLCAGLNGATLYAVVDGTLGHSPAYAGVLSVAQGLGSVTVGLFAGALMRRLPGRVFGAAGIAVFGVAVALRAVPSDAMALTACALIGVGLPCVLIAALTAVQRETPDAVLGRTAATADTLIMSPNAVALGIGAGLVARVDVTVLLPLVGAGAVLTAGLLLAAGRRERVVPGGPPVSAEA
- a CDS encoding PmoA family protein codes for the protein MTNTALLSCAGRPVGRYTYLPADAGRPYLHPVTTLAGIPVTEERPADHIHHLGASVAVPDVSGHNFWGGRTFVRGQGPTVLDNHGTQRHLGWKLCDPDGFVEELGWEAAGRELLREHRTVAAAALSDTAWTLDLSFSLTNPGPDDLSIGSPATNGRPGAGYGGFFWRAPKETSPPAVFGPTADGEEAVHGRPADWVALCGERWSLVFAGATEETRRDPWFVRTAEYPGVGSSLAAAERLPVPAGATVVRRVVTVVADGRLDRAGAAALVRRAVTA
- a CDS encoding dihydrodipicolinate synthase family protein — encoded protein: MDLTPLKAALADVVAIPVTPFAGDGSIDTTAHRALLRRLLDGGVRIVTPNGNTGEFYALTPEERRTVTELTVEEAGGRATVLVGVGHDVPTAVAAAEHARDAGAEMVMVHQPVHPYVSQDGWIDYHRAIAEAVPGLGVVPYIRNPHLDGACLAVLADSCPNVIGVKYAVPDAARFAAFARDAGLDRFVWVAGLAELYAPAYFSAGATGFTSGLVNVAPGVSLAMLEALRAGDHPAAMKVWEQIRRFEELRADRQSANNVTVVKEALAALGLCDRAVRPPSRVLPEAQRAEVADQIAGWSI
- a CDS encoding carbohydrate ABC transporter permease translates to MTAALAEKNGTRAARPAAPEGPPPAAPRRGSGRERAFDDVPRWQIYVPLGLYLVFTLVPFYWMFLFAVRPAGSTSLVPWPMTGEHFSKVWNERSFAVFFQNSMIVGVCTLVATTLVALAGGYALARFDFRIKNGFMLALLCSQFIPGALMLVPLFEIFKNLQMINSLGSVVIAETVFQLPLSIILISGFIKNVPPSLEEAAWVDGCSRFRAFCAVVLPLLRPGLIAVGSFAFVHSWNHFLFALMFLSEQDKQTIPVGLNTLIGADSVDLGALAAGGVIAAVPVVIVFAFIQKWLITGFSAGAVKG
- a CDS encoding GntR family transcriptional regulator → MTFAPTPIPSRTQYVLEAIKHAILTAQLRPGQALVETELAAQFGVSKTPVREALKTLAGTGLVVMSQYKGATVRLVDAAMAREVYDVRLLLEPEALRRSITRKASLDAAQEALERADSAGDKADRSLANRDFHRALYLPCGNPLLARMLDEVRDQAALVSTVAWSAIPSWEREAAEHREILRLALADDADAAAGALHDHIASFVRRAFPDDEDGGDAA
- the araD gene encoding L-arabinonate dehydratase, with protein sequence MTARIAPEELRSHQWYGTDGLRSFSHRARTRQLGYLPEEHLGKPVVAILNTWSDINPCHVHLRDRAQAVKRGVWQAGGFPLEFPVSTLSETFQKPTPMLYRNMLAMETEELLRSYPVDGAVLLGGCDKSTPALLMGAASVDLPAVFVPAGPMLPGHWRNEVLGSGTDMWKYWDDKRAGLIGDCEMGELENGLARSPGHCMTMGTASTLTAAAEALGVTVPGASSIPAVDSGHDRMAAASGLRIVELVWQQRKLSQILTAEAYEDAVATVLALGGSTNAVIHLIAMAGRSGIKLTLDDFDRIARTVPVLANLRPGGKYLMEDFHFAGGLPGFLARLTDVLHLDRPTVAHDTLRAQLDGALVHNDDVIRKRSNPLADEGGVAVLRGNLCPDGAVIKHIAAEPHLLRHTGPAVVFDDYQEMQRTINDPALALSPDHVLVLRNAGPKGGPGMPEYGMLPIPDYLLKQGVRDMVRLSDARMSGTSYGACVLHIAPESYVGGPLALVRTGDLVTLDVEARLLNLDVSDEELARRRAEWTPPPVRYERGYQALYQDQITQADTGCDFAFLARPGEVPDPYAG
- a CDS encoding Gfo/Idh/MocA family protein; amino-acid sequence: MTSLPPAATPVPIVLAGARGHGRWHLANIRRLQHQGLVRLAGVCELTPLDGTELAAFADEPPEQSADFGALLDSTGARAAVVCTPIQTHTALALTAAGRGVHLLLEKPPAATRADFDRIRDGVRDAGTACQVGFQSFGSHAVPAIRELVATGAIGTVRGYAAAGAWVRDDAYYRRAPWAGRRRIGDTEVVDGVLTNPLAHAVATALELAGTTAEDVTAIDTELFRAHDIEADDTSCVRVTTASGPPVTAAVTLCAEQAGEPYVVVHGDRGRITFWYKQDRVLVQRAGHGPVETVHGRTDLLENLVAHLTEGAPLLVPPERTGAFMEVVEAVRTAPEPRPLPSDAWHTAPVPGTGATRRVVRGIDALVASGAETLALFSELGAPWARSEVTSS